From Rhodothermales bacterium, a single genomic window includes:
- a CDS encoding ATP-binding protein has product MESPENLSARVRQQDPGEEAASLLAGALYHQARCNALNETGLLDSPDEHTFDRLTSLVSKLMQVPVSLVSLVDTDRQFFKSQCGLPEPWASLRQTPLSHSFCQHVVASGEPLIVEEATRHALVANNLAIRDLNVLAYLGIPLFTPDGQAIGSLCAIDSKSRAWTEKDVEVLSEIADLVMTEIAMRHHLRERKRAEQGLADIAQQLLASNEDLRQFASIASHDLQEPLRKIQTFADRLSSNYSDEIDERGQGYLERMTATSKRMQHLIDALLDLTRVTSQSQPYVPTDLDQVLGEVLCDLGQRIEDAAGRVEIGALHTVVADPHQMQQLLQNLVGNALKFYKEGTPPVVRVHGELCDTSNGEPAMYRFFVEDNGIGFDPTLAERLFQPFVRLHGRHLYEGTGIGMAICKKIVERHGGTISARSTPGEGATFIVTLPVR; this is encoded by the coding sequence ATGGAAAGTCCAGAAAATCTTTCAGCCCGGGTTAGGCAACAGGATCCAGGTGAGGAGGCTGCATCTTTACTGGCTGGCGCGTTATACCATCAGGCTCGCTGCAACGCGCTCAACGAAACGGGTCTCCTCGATAGCCCGGATGAGCATACGTTCGACCGACTCACAAGCCTTGTGAGTAAGCTGATGCAGGTTCCGGTGTCGCTCGTCTCTCTGGTAGATACCGATCGGCAATTTTTCAAAAGTCAGTGCGGACTCCCCGAACCCTGGGCTTCGTTGCGTCAAACACCTCTTTCGCATTCGTTCTGCCAACATGTGGTCGCTTCGGGAGAACCGCTTATCGTTGAAGAAGCGACACGGCACGCGCTCGTGGCCAATAACCTGGCAATACGCGACCTGAATGTCCTCGCTTATCTGGGCATTCCACTTTTTACGCCGGATGGACAGGCTATAGGGTCGCTCTGCGCGATCGATTCCAAATCGCGTGCATGGACCGAGAAGGACGTTGAAGTTCTGAGTGAAATCGCTGACCTGGTGATGACTGAGATCGCGATGCGTCACCATCTCCGCGAGCGAAAGCGGGCCGAACAAGGCCTGGCCGATATCGCACAGCAGCTGCTTGCGAGTAACGAGGATTTGAGGCAGTTTGCGTCGATCGCTTCTCACGATTTGCAAGAGCCTTTGCGAAAGATCCAGACCTTCGCCGATCGACTGTCCTCGAATTATTCGGACGAGATCGATGAGCGGGGTCAGGGTTATCTCGAACGCATGACAGCCACATCGAAGCGCATGCAGCACTTGATCGACGCATTGCTTGACCTGACGCGAGTAACGAGCCAGTCCCAACCGTATGTCCCCACCGATCTGGACCAGGTCCTTGGCGAGGTGCTCTGCGATCTGGGACAGCGGATTGAAGATGCGGCAGGGCGTGTCGAGATCGGAGCGTTACATACCGTGGTGGCAGACCCGCATCAAATGCAGCAACTGCTCCAGAATCTGGTCGGCAACGCCCTCAAATTCTACAAGGAGGGTACGCCGCCCGTCGTACGAGTCCACGGCGAGTTATGCGATACGTCGAACGGCGAGCCGGCGATGTACCGTTTCTTCGTCGAAGATAACGGGATCGGATTCGATCCCACTCTTGCTGAGCGGCTCTTCCAACCCTTCGTGCGTCTACACGGGCGTCATCTGTACGAGGGAACGGGCATTGGCATGGCCATCTGCAAAAAAATCGTAGAGCGGCACGGTGGGACCATCTCAGCCAGGAGTACCCCCGGTGAAGGGGCTACGTTTATCGTTACCCTTCCAGTACGCTAA